GTCGTCGTGAGTGTGCTATCTCATCTGTAAGTGTTAGAGTTATTATGACTGAGCTATTATTATAGCCTGTACTGCTATACATGATATGTACACTAATTAAGTTTCGTAATTTTGTTGGAcctctttttgttgttttgggggcGGGCTAACTGCAGTacttgggtggggggggggggatagccCCACGTGTGTGGCCaaccaaggatagctgaatcctcaGCTATcggccttggccacacaagtggggctggggggggggggggggggcggttaaGGAGTGAAGTTCACAATTATTTATCAGGAATTATGTTTAATTGTGAAAAACTAGCATGGTTACAAAAACTTCATGTCTTCAGATTCTTCAGAAATATCCATTGTGATCGTCATTAGTATTCATCAATGGTTGGGTAGGGTGAATATAGGATAATAAATGTTGAAATTTGTTAAATGTATACATGATATATTTgcaattaaatttatgtttattgaACTTTTTGATTGACTTTTAGGAGCAGTTGCTCTCGTTAACAAAAAGACGAGACCCTCGACCGAGTCTTTAATCAAATGGAACAGGCTCCCAGACCCCAAGACTCCAAGAAAGGACCGCTGGAGCGAGAAGAGAGCCCTCTTTGGTGAGAATGACTACAAGGACATCCTTGGAGACGGTTCCTACTCCCTCAAGTTCAACGTGAAGACTGGCCCTAAGTGGATGCACGGTTGGCGAGGCAACGAGCTACAGACGTTGATTCGCAAGAAGAAAGTCGCCGGTCCCGATATGGGTCCCACCAAGTTCTACAACATGCTGAAGAGAATAAGTTACTTGCACAAGAGATTCAACAGGAACAAGGGACGGTGGCAGTACAGGGACAAATATGAACCCAACTACAGAGAGAGGATGTGATGAAAACGGCAATATATGAACCCAACTACAAATATGACCCCAACTACAGAGAGAGGTGATGCGAACACCAATTTATGAACCCAATTGCAAATATGAACCCATTTACAGAGACAGGATGTTTGCAATATATACCAATATATGAATCCTATtacaaatttgagcccaattacAGAGAGAGGATGTGATTAAAAAACCAATGAACCTTACCCAATTACAAATATGAACCAGTTTACAGAGAGGTGATGCAAACACCAACTAAAACCCAGTTTTGAGTTCCAAAATTTTTTCAGAATAAAAACTCTGTTATTAGAATGATGCCTGACCAGAATGATGCTACGTAGGAACACAAGAAGAACAGCCCAGGAAACTTTTAGAATGCTTTTGGCTTTAATATAGGACAATCAGCAGGCTCAACatcttgtgaaaaaaagaaagaagaaaaacaaagagaaAGTGACTACCAGTAACACattcaatcaaaatatttcCATATGACCAGTTGAATGATCAAGCTTCGCTTTATcaatttttattgaaaacaatcaggatttatgttatttacataatgaaaaacattaacaacacaTTCATGGAATCATCTACAGTGGGACAAGTTTAACGGTGAGATTTTATGGATAGCAGCATCAAATTGTCATGTCAGTGCAAAAGTCTTGAATATTCTTGAACTTTCTATCGTATCGGGGTATTGAAATCAAGGATGCCTGATAATTGAACCATAGCTCGCAGGCcagaggaaacctgtaaacacgGATGCTTGCTACATGTGCATGTGTGTGAACCTGAAGCAACAAGGTCTACCCGTTTCTGTTACGCACCAAGATGCAACATTTTTGCATGAAGCGAGAGATAGGTTTTTGCGAAATGGAGATTCCAATGTTTTGAATTGTAATTCACCGATGCATCGACCAACTTTTGGGGGGTTTGGGCACTTTTTGTTTGAAATCATTCACCAGGTAGTAGCGTcatgtttttctctcattctaaaatacaggcctgataccttCGAACTTGTAAAATGGGCTAAAACGTTTTACTGGCCCATACCAGTGATAATAGCGTCAGCTACCGACATTTGCATCTgtcaatcagggagattttctaAACCAATCACAGTGATATTTAGAACTATATTcaacatcctttttttttttcacaataagGTAGTTTTTCAAACTGTGTTAATCAGCACATGGAAAGATCGGCTTAATTTCAGGGAGCCTTCTGCATAATCGGGAGTTTGCAGCTTTAGAGATCAAGTCAGTTCATGTCAAAACAATTCCAGCAGTGTTGTGTTTTCAACTGGGAAGTGGAGAgaacattttgattttttcgAAAGATAGAATAAGTTCCGTTTAACTTGGCTTTGCCTcattgaatggaacattccatatTTCAACTCGTAAATATTCTCACCATTGCACTCggtcattatttgtataatatttagCCCTAAGCCcaatgagataaatcttctcatggtgcttgtttaaataaaaaacagttttgtatGTTATAACTGTTGTGTACActgtttcttcttattttgattctggtcttgttaaagatgctatgtcagttttttgcccgatttgacccaaaaattttgatttaaaattcaataggtattttgatgggggtcgagaaagttacaagctttcatttgagccattgctcgaaaaagtccgccaattattagtagcagtgaaataaactgctcaaaattagtttttgccGGGATccgtgttttataagaaacgatttaaataccattcactcaaaaaaaatctattttttaacgTTTCTGgacaaaaatctgacatagcatctataaagaaactggacactattggttattgtcacttggtgtatctcaatgcataagataacaaacctgtgaaaatttgagctcaattgatggtcgaagttgcgagatattaaaactgtgaaagaaaaaacacctttgtcacacgagtgtgctttcagatgcttgattcttAGACGTcataatctaattctgaggtcgcgaaatcaaattcgttgaaaattacttctttctcgaaaactacaacaaTCAACAACATGAGGTAAACTGGTATTCGAAAAACTTCTTGATCCAACCACAAACTAATTTGTTTGGGTTATTAGATAAAAAAGTTAGAGGTTTGCAGAAGAGCGATAAATAAAAACTGCCCCGAGAGATAGTTTGCACAGTTAGCTTCTTTTATCAAAAAGGAAGTAAAAGAAAGTTTTGAACTGAAGTTTTTagacttgttttgtttgtattgcagACCCTCCAAAGCAGGGAGCATCCCacaagttgggggggggggggggcaagggaAATATTCTTGAAGGGTACAACTGCAATCCAAAAGACTCGCAGAACAGTCTGCTGGACCACACACAGTGAGACCTGCACAAGCTACGCTCAACTATCGGCCAATGAAAATTGTTCATATGACCTCAGTGAAGGGCGCTGTTCTGTCTTATTTATGGTGTCAAACCTACAAGGgtctttaacttttttttcaccTACTAAAAATTCCAATcttgaattaaaaaaacaaaaaactttgttGGTGATAGTTCTATTTATAAAATGGGACCTTAGAGGAATAGCAGCAGGTTACACTGTCGTTGGTGAATGGTCTCTGATCGGATCTAATGTGGACAACTCATCTCAGCTGGGATCTATATGATGTGctgttgacaaaacaaacaaaataaaagtaaacattttgatcACACACTGAAAAACGTCAAGAGAAGAAAGTTTAAACTGTAGGTTCATATTTACACtttaaaatcttacatttttTGGGTATTCGGAGTGGCTCGCTATCTGCTATTGTGCATTCATGAGGTTCACCACGGAAGGTGTAGTTTACTCGGAGGTTCTTGTCTTCTCCAACGCAGGGATCGTAGAACCCTGGAAGACCAGTCTGTAAGAAAGTAAAAAGCATGAGGACAACATtggtaatatttataataataataaattattcttTTAGCGCATGTCAAGAGGTCTCTATGCGCTGTTAAGGCAAAAACCAcgattgtacaaagtaaaccgATATTTTTTCACCAGGGTTTTTAATTGTTCTGATGTTTCAGCCTGTAACACActctctggaagactgttccagaactgaactgctgcatattggaaagagcgaGAATCACAATGACTCTGTTTTTATAACTGGTAATGACCAGAATCATTGCTTTGTGTGGCCAAACattaacatgaaataaaaaacctgtgaacactAAAGGTCAATCGGTCTGTGGagcgaatttttttttttcaaacactgaaaacccaatccacgtgcaaggctccagtctgaggtgggattcaagGCAGGCAAACAAACCACCGAAATAAacagggacagaaaccactgaaaGAAATACTTAAAGAAACCAGTGAACTAAACACTGAAAGAAAGCACTGAAATAACCAACTGAAATAAACACTGAAAAAACActgaaagaaaccactgaatGAAACACTGAATGAAACACTGATAAAAACCACTGAGAGAAACCGCTGAAATAAACCATTGAAAACCACTGAAAGAAATTGCTGAAAGAAACACTGAAAGAAACCGCTGAAATAAACACTGAAAAAACActgaaagaaaccactgaatGAAACACTGAATGAAACACTGATAAAACCCACTGAGAGAAACCGCTGAAATAAACCATTGAAAACCACTGAAAGAAATTGCTGAAAGAAACACTGAAAGAAACCGCTGAAATAAACActgaaagaaaccactgaatGAAACACTGAAAGAAACACTGATAAAAACCACTGAGAGAAACCGCTGAAATAAACCATTGAAAACCActgaaagaaaccactgaaaGAAAATGCTGCAAGAAACCCCTGAAAGAAACACTGATAAAAACCACTAAAAGAAACCActgaaagaaataataataataataataagacatttgtaaagcgcctaatgcaaaaagcctctaagtgcaaaaagagaaacaataaaataaacaattagagaaagatacaagatgcAAATAAGCAAATCACTGAGCCAGCCCGATTCTATTACCTTGGAAGCATCCGTAAGTATAAGTTTTGAATCTTTGACTTGACATTGTAGAGGTATCGTTACATCGATCACTCCATCCATCAAGTCGTCAAGACTCCCACATCCTCCATTACTCGCCGACTCCTCGCTGACAACCAGCTTCCCGTACCACGCCTTGGTGATGACGAGACCTTCCCGGGCTTGCTCGGAAGCGATGATGCGTTCAACCATCTCTTCCATTAGATAGACCTGCGTGTGAGTTAATACAAAGATATTAGTATCGTCAATCAGCAGTGAGTTGATCaaccatttaaagccattggacactttctgaacagaacaaaaattaaaagttcacagatatacaggaggtaatggtgaaagacttcccttgaaatattattccattaaagCAATTATCAAtactcgatatcgagaataacagatttatactttcgacagctctccattgcttgttaccaggtaagtaATTATgcgtattttgagtaattaccaatagtgtccacagtgcctttaatgccatTCAATGAGACTTTTCGGAACTCTAGTTGGTGGCaggcttaccaggtaaatctatTATTCACGGTAATGTGAGCATGCTCAGACcaatgtaaacaatggaaatttatcGGGTAAGTTTGTTGCTGCCTATCGTTCAAAGGTCTCCCATCGCACTGGGTGTTATGAATGGTGGCACAACGCACAAAACTATCTCTGTATGCATTTTGTAGGCGGACATGTTTGATCTTTGTCTTCAGTAGGAGGGCTGACAGTGAACTGTGTTAGATGCATTCATAACATGGTATCACATTGCAGACTGGCACAGTTTGTCATTCAAAACTAAAATATGAACGGtctgacagtaggagggttgaatgtgtactgtgtatatgtattcaccacatgataccaaattttaaaaaccaatcaGTCTCATGTCGTATACTGACCTCGGCTTGCGcttctttcttcttctgctcCATTTGTTCTTGCTTGGCGTTGCGTTCTTTTACAATTTCACTGGAGAAGAGAAATTAGGCATTATCAAAAAGCTCAATTCAAGAATATCCGAGTTAGACCACAAAAACTCAGTACGTATACATCCTTTTCAGTGAGGGGATGCATTATATCTAAATACTTGGTGTATACTTAATGTAATGGATAAGCAGTTACTGACTGGGGCATTCAGCAGCACTaatggtttgtgcatgatccaattaagtcgactgtttggaaaaggaattacatggagataacaggtgtgaatTGCAGAACGAAAAGGTGCGTCTTTTTAGTCTCTTTCTGTAATGGGGCATTCCCATAATGGGGAATAAGAAGCCATTACATTAGCTCCTCACGCAATTTGAGAACTTGCTAAGGTTTCAAACTATTGCAtacaagtttcaaacttgcccgAGCTACCAATTTGGGCAGTGAAATTTGTGTGCTCTGTGTTTCATCTTGacagccctatattggcggtctccctattagtcaatatctttatcCAGCTTAAAATTACCCGGATGTGCACACAAGACAAACATACGCTGAGAAACACTGTATTCACATGGAGCATTTACTTACTCTGTCTTCTGTCTGTTCAAGAATGGATCTACAACCAGAGCTTTGATGAGCCAGTATGTAAGGACAGGCGCCACGGTCCCGTAGAAGATGGCTTGTGGTGAGATGTCATGAGCAAGGTGGATCGGAAACAGGAACGTCTGACTGGCCCTCCCTAACCTGTCAAAATAACAAGCACAAATAATATTCAGAGCGGTTCAATAActcattttaacattttttttaaaactggggaaaaaaaagataacaattaCTATGATACTAACTAGTTCTTATGTACGGCATTTTACAACAACCGTTTCAaggcactttacattagtgccctggtcattgggccaataacattcctgaagtctttcatcagctcccttgggagtatacagccccaggCTGCCATGGCGCTccaaaaggctttttcaaacagaaatatatgaacctcacaggtacccattcatACCCCTGGGTAATGAACTAGGCAATGATagaaaagcatcttgctcaaggaaacacgtgtcatgaccgggattcgaacccacacttcgaTGACTAGAaccaccagaatttgaattcgaTACTCTAAACCGCTCCGCCGTGACAACCCATAAACCTGATGTTCAGAACCGGTGTCcgcagaggtggaaggcagtAAAAGAATCCACTGAGCCAGCTGGTTATCACAAATCCATACATTGTGATGAACTTACTTTAACCTGAGCGTGACTCCCGAGGGTACCCCTATGCTGACTTTAGCCGCTACTCTACTATGACGCGAAATCTTCTTGTCGCACCCGTATTCAAAAATGGATCCAAAAAGACCAACTCTGTTTGACggaagcacaaaaaaacaaaagtctgTTAGAAGTCTCGAAGGGCGATTTTTAGGGACAGTGAactttggttcgaatccccactTTAGACATTTCAGACTGTGACAGTGTGTACAAAGAAATCACATGTATCAAGGCATACAGCTGCAGTTAGGGAAACAACAGATGTGGGAGATTGGTTTTCAGTGACAGTGgactgggttcaaatcccgactCAAACAATTTAGACATGAGGATTGTGTACAGATAAATAACAATATACAAAGGTACACAACTGAGGTTTGTCAAAAAAGATCGCAAAGTGCCATAGGAAGTTGATTTTCAGGAACAGTgacattggttcgaatccccactCAGGCGATTCAGAAGGTGACAGTGTGTACAGAGAAATCAAAAGCATAGAGGCATACAACTGAAGCTGTTAATCATAAACTACTTGTGTTTTACTCCACGAAATTACGACCCACATTGCAAAACCGCACAATATTGAGAGATATCTGTGCCAATCatttattctactttgaaaacatctttccgacaatattaattttataacaaatgatttTTATAGCTCAAAGCACCTATTCTGAAGGCAGTTATGTCCCTTGAGATAATTTCTTTCACAGAAAATCTTGTAAACAAAACCAAGGACACTCATCTTTTGAGACTTACTTGGCAGCGACTGTAAACTTCCCCTCCTGCTCCGGAAACTTTTTGGTGAAGCTTGTGCTCACGAATGAATTGGGAATACCGAGCTACAAAAtacacacataaaaaaaacataccaaGTTAATAAActgcaagggaaactgactgggtaaacttgcacccgtttcagacaggtgtGCCAGAGTCGCATCAAACCAAATACATTAGGAGCGagtctaggtcgacccaaataaattttggttgacAGGCCAACTTAATCTAACATATACATTggttcggctcatgacaagatcaacgtctgaaaccaaggtgcGCTCAAGGGTCGTTCTGAACGCCAGCAACAgacgatctttcgacttctagcgcgtccagtcgTTCCTAACCGTTTCATActtcaaacttttcatgtacattAAAGTAGCATGAATAAtggggagaaaaaaagaaaagaaaaagaaaatctttCTGGCCATCTTTACCTGCATCTGGAACATGGCGTGTGTGGACTGTGTATCTCTGACTACCATAGTGGTCATGGAGGACTGTAGACCCCATCTCCACGTCAGGTAACCCATTGTGTGCTTGTCGAGCTGACGACCACCAACTATTAACAAGATATCAAAAAGAAATTACAGATGTTACTTTTACATTGGGGAGAAAGAatatagcaatttttttttttcacttttacaccgatgtgtattaagcacagTAGACTCAACTCTTTATATGAAATTTGTAGAGTgattgtgaaaaaaatgaatacTTTATTTCTTACCTACAGACACTCCAGGGGCTATCATACCTCCAGATAGAAGACGGCTCGTACCTGTACATGTGACGAACCTGTCCAAATAATAACATCAATGTTTGAGCATCATACGCCACTTTTGTCATGCGCaaataaaatttcattttttcgcTATCGTCCCATCTTTGATTTTATCTTTACACTAACCCCTTCCCTTTACCCCTCCCATCATGTCCTTATGTCCTTCTTCCTTTTTCATCCCTTGCTTTTTTTGTGTGCTGGCTGCATTTTCTTCTCTCTCTCTTCATTTCTTTCCACTTTGCTGCTTATGTTACACCAGAATACCTGTTCAtaattgttgtgttgtcatttggcttttgagaaagactcttcaAGGGTTGAAACATCACGCTATTTTTGGATTATTACCAAAAGTCCTTTTTGGttgttaagcagtttgcaaaaggAAGTTCTATTGTCTCATCTAAAAGGCATTTAACTTAAagaaacgttacagaattggtaagaaacaaaaatcatgaagatcacagatttacataaaacttacacggtctaatgatagtgatagtagaattcatcccttgaaatatttctgtctgaaatgacatatttgatgagaaataatcaATCTAATTTCGCgcttggagtttatcgctcagtgagcattttattcatgtttgttttggcatcgatgcaatgcaaaatttgcaatcgatttttcactattccctcgtgacccagatggccgtcCGATCTCGaacttgtacaggtttgtcagtttatgtatatggtggattacatagagtgcttacactgccagcaactattttgctagcaaaaccaattctgtaatgttccttaaaatcTTACTCCAAGGCCGagttgcatagagctgcttcagcacaaaaactagcaagacacaaaaaaattatgcttactagacaAAG
This region of Asterias rubens chromosome 18, eAstRub1.3, whole genome shotgun sequence genomic DNA includes:
- the LOC117302210 gene encoding dnaJ homolog subfamily C member 11-like, translated to MAAPTVEESSTISDDFYAILNTRKEATSDELRTAYRRMCVLYHPDKHLNENDKRAAEAIFNKAQQAYQVLNDPSKRAIYDVYGEKGLEAEWEVVPRTRTAQDIREEYERLSKEQEERRIQQSTNPRGAITVGIDATDLFDVYDDYDDEFSGLPAIEVKSMSITQSIDAPLTTSDTAVLSGNLSTQNGNGNGSFNVSYRRIFSYQSWGEFQASAGGGPTLALKLFRNINKRTFVTCTGTSRLLSGGMIAPGVSVVGGRQLDKHTMGYLTWRWGLQSSMTTMVVRDTQSTHAMFQMQLGIPNSFVSTSFTKKFPEQEGKFTVAAKVGLFGSIFEYGCDKKISRHSRVAAKVSIGVPSGVTLRLKLGRASQTFLFPIHLAHDISPQAIFYGTVAPVLTYWLIKALVVDPFLNRQKTDEIVKERNAKQEQMEQKKKEAQAEVYLMEEMVERIIASEQAREGLVITKAWYGKLVVSEESASNGGCGSLDDLMDGVIDVTIPLQCQVKDSKLILTDASKTGLPGFYDPCVGEDKNLRVNYTFRGEPHECTIADSEPLRIPKKSHHIDPS
- the LOC117302212 gene encoding 39S ribosomal protein L51, mitochondrial-like encodes the protein MMSLLTRTATVLMKPALCSIELCRHLSKGAVALVNKKTRPSTESLIKWNRLPDPKTPRKDRWSEKRALFGENDYKDILGDGSYSLKFNVKTGPKWMHGWRGNELQTLIRKKKVAGPDMGPTKFYNMLKRISYLHKRFNRNKGRWQYRDKYEPNYRERM